A stretch of the Pseudomonadota bacterium genome encodes the following:
- a CDS encoding peroxidase family protein, protein MKHRYLLTAAVFATCSLPAQEGAQLLLEADRSARDPGTSPVLRIQRSPNRPRPEINPGAGFRRLDGRGNNLRQPDMGAAGTQLRRWVPAAYADAIAAPAGPLRPSARRISNIVSSQDGGIPNSRRTSDYLWLWGQFLDHDIDLTDGADPAELIHIPIPTGDPEFDPAGSGVVTLPMNRSLYDTATGSDMPRQQLNEITAWIDASNVYGSDADRAAALRANDGSGRLQTSAGDLLPFNTAGLPNAGGSSADLFLAGDVRANEQVSLTVMHTLFVREHNRLAQQIAAVNPGLSDEQIYQRARRLVGAMMQAITYREFIPVLLGKDALPPYTGYDSRVDAGIANLFSTASFRFGHSALSPTLLRLDVDGNPIAAGNLALRDAFFSPSAIAKAGGLEPYLRGLATQRHQEIDPFVIDDVRNFLFGAPGQGGFDLVALNLTRGRDHGLPDYNTAREAMGLSPQSGFTGISGDPAIQERLRAAYNDSIADVDAWIGGLAEDHLPGALVGELIHAVLVRQFTALRDGDRFWYERTLSKGDQQLVNNSRLSDIIRRNTGIADEIQDDVFHVPAVAATPSTNRPRPINAPDRTRTRRR, encoded by the coding sequence ATGAAGCATCGATACCTGCTGACCGCCGCCGTCTTTGCGACCTGCAGCCTGCCCGCCCAGGAAGGTGCGCAGCTGCTGCTCGAGGCAGACCGCAGTGCCCGCGACCCGGGCACCTCGCCGGTCCTCCGTATTCAACGTTCTCCGAACAGACCCCGGCCCGAGATCAATCCCGGGGCGGGTTTCCGGCGCCTGGACGGTCGCGGGAACAATCTTCGACAACCCGACATGGGGGCTGCAGGCACGCAGCTGCGGCGCTGGGTTCCAGCCGCCTATGCCGACGCGATTGCGGCACCTGCAGGCCCGCTGCGCCCGAGCGCCAGGCGCATCAGCAATATCGTCTCGAGCCAGGACGGCGGCATTCCCAATTCGCGCCGGACCAGCGACTACTTGTGGCTGTGGGGGCAGTTTCTGGATCATGACATCGACCTCACCGACGGTGCCGATCCGGCGGAACTCATACACATTCCGATACCCACTGGTGATCCCGAATTCGATCCAGCGGGCAGCGGCGTCGTGACGCTGCCGATGAACCGCTCCCTGTACGATACCGCCACGGGCTCCGATATGCCCAGACAGCAACTGAACGAGATCACCGCCTGGATCGATGCCTCGAATGTGTATGGCTCCGATGCCGATCGGGCAGCGGCACTGCGGGCAAATGACGGCAGTGGACGGCTGCAGACCAGTGCCGGTGACCTGCTGCCGTTCAATACCGCCGGCCTGCCGAATGCTGGCGGCAGCAGTGCCGACTTGTTCCTGGCCGGCGATGTACGCGCCAACGAGCAAGTTTCGCTGACTGTCATGCACACGCTGTTCGTGCGGGAGCATAACCGGCTGGCGCAGCAGATTGCCGCGGTGAATCCGGGTTTGTCGGACGAGCAGATCTACCAGCGGGCACGGCGGCTGGTGGGTGCGATGATGCAGGCCATCACCTACCGCGAATTTATCCCGGTCCTCCTTGGAAAGGACGCGTTGCCACCCTATACCGGCTACGACAGCCGGGTCGACGCCGGCATCGCCAACCTGTTCTCCACCGCCAGCTTCCGCTTCGGTCACAGTGCGCTCAGCCCCACCCTGCTGCGTCTGGACGTGGACGGCAATCCCATCGCCGCCGGCAACCTCGCCCTGCGTGATGCCTTCTTCTCCCCCAGCGCGATCGCCAAGGCAGGTGGACTGGAGCCCTATCTGCGCGGTCTCGCCACGCAGCGGCATCAGGAGATCGATCCATTTGTCATCGACGATGTACGCAACTTCCTGTTTGGCGCGCCTGGCCAGGGTGGTTTCGACCTGGTAGCGCTCAATCTCACGCGTGGACGGGATCACGGCCTGCCCGACTACAACACCGCACGGGAGGCGATGGGTCTGTCCCCGCAGTCGGGCTTCACAGGAATCAGCGGCGATCCCGCGATCCAGGAACGGCTCAGGGCCGCATACAACGACTCGATCGCGGACGTGGATGCTTGGATCGGTGGACTGGCTGAAGATCACCTGCCGGGCGCACTGGTGGGAGAACTGATCCATGCCGTGTTGGTGCGGCAATTCACCGCCCTGCGCGATGGTGATCGCTTCTGGTACGAACGCACCCTGTCGAAAGGCGATCAGCAACTGGTGAACAACAGCCGGCTCTCAGACATCATTCGGCGCAACACCGGCATTGCCGACGAAATACAGGACGATGTCTTCCACGTGCCGGCCGTAGCAGCAACACCGAGCACCAACAGGCCAAGACCGATAAATGCGCCTGACCGTACCAGGACACGACGTCGTTAG
- a CDS encoding MerR family transcriptional regulator, with amino-acid sequence MLEASNNNELPVIPGKRYFTIGEVSDLCGVKPHVLRYWEQEFPQLKPVKRRGNRRYYQRQDVLMIRQIRSLLYEQGFTIGGARQKMSGEEAREDVTQSQQIVHQIRVELEDVLHLLKR; translated from the coding sequence ATGCTGGAAGCGAGCAATAACAACGAACTTCCAGTCATCCCCGGCAAGCGCTATTTCACCATCGGCGAGGTGAGCGATCTGTGCGGCGTCAAGCCGCACGTGCTGCGTTACTGGGAGCAGGAATTTCCGCAACTGAAGCCGGTCAAGCGCCGCGGCAACCGCCGTTACTACCAGCGCCAGGATGTGCTGATGATCCGCCAGATCCGCAGCCTGCTGTACGAGCAGGGGTTTACCATCGGCGGCGCACGCCAGAAGATGTCAGGCGAGGAGGCCCGGGAAGACGTCACCCAGAGCCAGCAGATCGTGCACCAGATCCGCGTCGAACTCGAGGACGTGCTGCATCTGCTGAAGCGGTAA
- the ihfA gene encoding integration host factor subunit alpha produces MALTKADMAEKLFEELGLNKREAKELVELFFEEIRAALEGGRQVKLSGFGNFDLREKNERPGRNPKTGEEIPISARRVVTFRSGQKLKARVEAYAGSEQ; encoded by the coding sequence ATGGCACTAACCAAAGCCGACATGGCAGAAAAGCTGTTCGAGGAACTGGGTTTGAACAAGCGCGAGGCCAAGGAACTGGTCGAACTCTTTTTCGAGGAAATCCGCGCGGCGCTGGAGGGCGGGCGCCAGGTGAAACTGTCCGGGTTCGGGAATTTCGATCTGCGGGAAAAGAACGAGCGTCCCGGCCGCAACCCCAAAACGGGGGAGGAAATCCCCATCTCCGCACGACGCGTCGTCACCTTCCGTTCCGGTCAAAAACTCAAGGCGAGGGTAGAGGCGTATGCTGGAAGCGAGCAATAA